The Mycolicibacterium mageritense genome contains a region encoding:
- the panD gene encoding aspartate 1-decarboxylase: MLRTMLKSKIHRATVTQADLHYVGSVTIDADLMEAADLLEGEQVTIVDIDNGARLVTYAITGERGSGVIGINGAAAHLIHPGDLVILIAYGTMEDAEARAYQPRIVFVDAENKQIDLGHDPAYVPADASELMSPR; this comes from the coding sequence ATGTTGCGCACCATGCTGAAATCCAAGATCCACCGCGCCACCGTCACGCAGGCAGACCTGCACTACGTCGGCTCGGTCACCATCGACGCCGACCTGATGGAGGCCGCCGACCTACTCGAGGGCGAGCAGGTCACGATCGTCGACATCGACAACGGTGCCCGGCTGGTCACGTATGCGATCACCGGTGAGCGCGGCAGCGGCGTGATCGGCATCAACGGTGCCGCCGCGCATCTCATCCATCCCGGCGACCTGGTGATCCTGATCGCCTACGGCACCATGGAGGACGCCGAGGCCCGGGCCTATCAGCCGCGGATCGTGTTCGTCGACGCCGAAAACAAGCAGATCGACCTCGGCCACGACCCCGCATACGTACCTGCGGATGCGTCCGAACTGATGTCGCCACGCTGA
- a CDS encoding type III pantothenate kinase, with the protein MLLAIDVRNTHTIVGLISGSGDHAKVVQQWRIRTESEVTADELALTIDGLIGEDSERLTGAAGLSTVPSVLHEVRLMLEQYWPAVPHVLIEPGVRTGIPLLVDNPKEVGADRIVNCLAAYHKYRTAAIVVDFGSSICVDVVSAKGEFLGGAIAPGVQVSSDAAAARSAALRRVELTRPRSVVGKNTVECMQAGAVFGFAGLVDGLVNRIRDDVDGFSGTDVAVVATGYTAPLVLPDLRTVEHYDQHLTLDGLRMVFERNRDNQRGRLKPAR; encoded by the coding sequence ATGCTGCTCGCGATCGACGTCCGCAACACCCACACCATCGTGGGCCTGATCTCCGGTTCGGGGGATCACGCAAAGGTGGTGCAGCAGTGGCGGATCCGGACCGAATCCGAGGTCACCGCCGACGAGCTCGCGCTGACCATCGACGGCCTGATCGGTGAGGACTCCGAACGGCTGACCGGCGCGGCCGGGCTGTCGACCGTGCCGTCGGTGCTGCATGAGGTGCGCCTCATGCTCGAGCAGTACTGGCCCGCGGTGCCGCACGTGCTCATCGAACCCGGCGTGCGCACGGGAATCCCGCTGCTGGTCGACAATCCGAAAGAGGTCGGTGCCGACCGGATCGTGAATTGCCTTGCGGCATACCACAAGTACCGCACAGCGGCGATCGTCGTCGACTTCGGCTCGTCGATCTGCGTCGACGTCGTCTCGGCCAAGGGCGAGTTCCTCGGCGGGGCCATCGCGCCGGGCGTCCAGGTGTCCTCGGACGCCGCGGCGGCCCGGTCGGCGGCGCTGCGTCGCGTCGAGCTGACTCGGCCGCGCTCGGTGGTCGGCAAGAACACCGTCGAGTGCATGCAGGCCGGTGCGGTGTTCGGCTTCGCGGGGCTCGTCGACGGTTTGGTCAACCGGATTCGCGACGATGTCGACGGCTTCTCGGGCACCGATGTCGCGGTGGTGGCGACCGGATACACCGCGCCGCTCGTGCTGCCCGATCTGCGGACAGTCGAACACTACGATCAGCACCTCACCCTCGACGGCCTGCGCATGGTGTTCGAACGCAACCGCGACAACCAGCGCGGCAGGCTCAAGCCCGCGCGCTGA
- the lysS gene encoding lysine--tRNA ligase, with translation MTPADSDQTSQLQTDIPEQFRIRQGKRERLLAEGREPYPVQVPRTHTLAELRAAYPELAADTQTGQIVGVAGRVVFARNSGKLCFATLQEGDGTQLQAMISLAQVGQEALDAWKADVDLGDIVFVHGEVISSKRGELSVLADSWQMAAKALRPLPVAHKEMSEEARVRQRYVDLIVRPEARVIARQRVAVVRAVRNALERRGFLEVETPMLQTQAGGAAARPFITHSNALDTDLYLRIAPELFLKRCAVGGFEKVFELNRNFRNEGVDSTHSPEFAMLETYQAYGDYNDSATVTREIIQEVADEAIGTRQVPLPDGTVYDLDGQWDTVEMYPSLSQALGEEITPQTPAEQLWRIADRLGAEIPRDRGFGHGKLVEELWEHTVGEKLWAPTFVRDFPIETTPLVRAHRSIPGVTEKWDLYVRRFELATGYSELIDPVIQRERFEAQARAAAAGDDEAMVLDDDFLAALEYAMPPTTGTGMGIDRLLMALTGLSIRETVLFPIVRRHGN, from the coding sequence GTGACCCCAGCCGACAGTGACCAGACGTCCCAGCTCCAGACCGACATCCCCGAGCAGTTCCGGATCCGTCAGGGCAAGCGGGAGCGGTTGCTCGCCGAAGGCCGTGAACCGTATCCCGTGCAGGTGCCGCGTACCCACACCCTGGCCGAGCTGCGCGCCGCGTACCCCGAGCTGGCGGCCGACACCCAGACCGGGCAGATCGTCGGCGTCGCCGGCCGCGTGGTGTTCGCCCGCAACTCCGGCAAGCTGTGCTTTGCGACGCTGCAGGAGGGGGACGGCACTCAGCTGCAGGCCATGATCAGCCTGGCCCAGGTGGGGCAGGAGGCGCTGGACGCCTGGAAAGCCGACGTCGACCTCGGCGACATCGTGTTCGTGCACGGTGAGGTGATCAGTTCCAAGCGCGGTGAACTTTCGGTTCTCGCCGATTCCTGGCAGATGGCGGCCAAGGCGCTGCGGCCACTTCCGGTTGCCCACAAGGAAATGAGCGAAGAGGCCAGGGTGCGTCAGCGCTATGTCGACCTGATCGTGCGGCCCGAGGCGCGCGTGATTGCGCGGCAGCGTGTCGCGGTGGTGCGGGCCGTGCGAAACGCACTCGAACGGCGCGGTTTCCTCGAAGTCGAGACGCCGATGCTGCAGACGCAGGCCGGCGGCGCGGCGGCCCGTCCGTTCATCACGCACTCCAATGCGCTCGACACCGACCTCTACCTGCGGATCGCGCCGGAACTGTTCCTGAAACGGTGCGCAGTGGGCGGGTTCGAGAAAGTTTTCGAGTTAAATCGCAACTTTCGTAACGAAGGTGTCGATTCCACGCACTCGCCTGAATTCGCGATGCTCGAGACTTATCAGGCTTACGGTGACTACAACGATTCCGCGACCGTGACCCGCGAGATTATTCAAGAGGTTGCCGACGAAGCCATCGGCACCCGCCAGGTGCCATTGCCCGATGGCACGGTCTATGACTTGGACGGTCAATGGGACACCGTGGAAATGTATCCATCTCTGTCCCAAGCGCTCGGTGAGGAGATCACGCCGCAGACGCCCGCCGAGCAGTTGTGGCGGATTGCCGATCGACTCGGGGCCGAGATTCCGCGGGACCGTGGCTTCGGGCACGGGAAATTGGTCGAGGAACTCTGGGAACACACCGTCGGCGAGAAGTTGTGGGCGCCGACGTTCGTCCGGGACTTTCCCATCGAAACTACTCCGCTGGTGCGTGCGCATCGCAGCATTCCGGGTGTCACCGAGAAGTGGGACTTGTACGTCCGCCGTTTCGAACTCGCCACCGGATATTCAGAACTCATCGACCCGGTAATCCAGCGGGAACGGTTCGAGGCGCAGGCCAGGGCCGCGGCTGCGGGTGATGACGAGGCAATGGTGCTCGACGACGATTTCCTTGCGGCATTGGAGTATGCGATGCCGCCGACCACCGGAACCGGAATGGGTATCGACCGCTTGTTGATGGCGCTCACAGGGTTGTCAATTAGGGAGACGGTTTTGTTCCCGATTGTGCGGCGGCACGGCAACTGA
- the lsr2 gene encoding histone-like nucleoid-structuring protein Lsr2, which translates to MAKKVTVTLVDDFDGEATADETVEFGLDGVSYEIDLSSKNAAKLRNDLKQWVEAGRRVGGRRRGRAAATTGRGRGAIDREQSAAIREWARRNGHNVSTRGRIPADVIDAFHAAT; encoded by the coding sequence ATGGCGAAGAAAGTGACCGTCACGCTTGTTGACGATTTCGATGGCGAAGCCACCGCTGACGAGACGGTCGAATTCGGGCTCGACGGAGTGAGCTACGAGATTGACCTTTCCTCCAAGAATGCCGCCAAGCTCCGTAATGATCTGAAGCAGTGGGTCGAGGCCGGACGCCGCGTCGGTGGACGCAGGCGGGGACGCGCCGCGGCGACGACGGGTCGTGGCCGTGGCGCCATCGACCGTGAGCAGAGCGCGGCCATCCGGGAATGGGCGCGGCGCAACGGACACAATGTGTCGACCCGGGGCCGCATCCCCGCCGACGTCATCGATGCATTCCACGCCGCGACGTGA
- the clpC1 gene encoding ATP-dependent protease ATP-binding subunit ClpC has protein sequence MFERFTDRARRVVVLAQEEARMLNHNYIGTEHILLGLIHEGEGVAAKSLESLGISLEGVRSQVEEIIGQGQQAPSGHIPFTPRAKKVLELSLREALQLGHNYIGTEHILLGLIREGEGVAAQVLVKLGAELTRVRQQVIQLLSGYQGKEAAEAGTGGRGGESGNPSTSLVLDQFGRNLTAAAMEGKLDPVIGREKEIERVMQVLSRRTKNNPVLIGEPGVGKTAVVEGLAQAIVHGEVPETLKDKQLYTLDLGSLVAGSRYRGDFEERLKKVLKEINTRGDIILFIDELHTLVGAGAAEGAIDAASILKPKLARGELQTIGATTLDEYRKYIEKDAALERRFQPVQVGEPTVEHTIEILKGLRDRYEAHHRVSITDGALVAAATLADRYINDRFLPDKAIDLIDEAGARMRIRRMTAPPDLREFDEKIADARREKESAIDAQDFEKAASLRDREKQLVAQRAEREKQWRSGDLDVVAEVDDEQIAEVLGNWTGIPVFKLTEEETTRLLRMEDELHKRIIGQEDAVKAVSKAIRRTRAGLKDPKRPSGSFIFAGPSGVGKTELSKALANFLFGEDDALIQIDMGEFHDRFTASRLFGAPPGYVGYEEGGQLTEKVRRKPFSVVLFDEIEKAHQEIYNSLLQVLEDGRLTDGQGRTVDFKNTVLIFTSNLGTSDISKAVGLGFSQGGGENNYERMKQKVNDELKKHFRPEFLNRIDDIIVFHQLTQDEIIKMVDLMIGRVANQLKTKDMALELTDKAKALLAKRGFDPVLGARPLRRTIQREIEDQLSEKILFEEVGPGQLVTVDVEGWDGEGAGEDAKFTFAGGPKKAEPAEPVAAGASAAGSSTTTTE, from the coding sequence ATGTTCGAACGCTTTACCGACCGCGCACGGCGCGTCGTCGTCTTGGCCCAGGAAGAGGCCAGGATGCTCAACCACAACTACATCGGCACCGAGCACATCCTGCTTGGACTCATTCACGAAGGTGAAGGCGTCGCGGCCAAGTCGCTGGAGTCGTTGGGCATCTCCCTGGAAGGTGTGCGCAGCCAGGTCGAGGAGATCATCGGCCAGGGCCAGCAGGCGCCGTCCGGGCACATCCCGTTCACGCCGCGCGCCAAGAAGGTGCTCGAGCTCTCGCTGCGCGAGGCGCTGCAGCTCGGCCACAACTACATCGGCACCGAGCACATTCTGCTCGGCCTGATCCGTGAAGGCGAAGGCGTCGCGGCCCAGGTGCTGGTCAAGCTCGGCGCCGAGCTGACGCGCGTGCGCCAGCAGGTGATCCAGCTGCTGAGTGGCTACCAGGGCAAGGAGGCCGCCGAGGCAGGCACCGGTGGCCGCGGCGGTGAGTCGGGCAACCCGTCCACGTCGCTGGTCCTCGACCAGTTCGGTCGCAACCTGACCGCTGCCGCCATGGAGGGCAAGCTCGATCCGGTCATCGGCCGCGAGAAGGAAATCGAGCGGGTCATGCAGGTGCTGAGCCGCCGCACCAAGAACAACCCGGTGCTGATCGGCGAGCCCGGCGTCGGCAAGACAGCCGTCGTCGAAGGCCTCGCGCAGGCCATCGTGCACGGCGAGGTGCCCGAGACGCTCAAGGACAAGCAGCTCTACACCCTCGACCTGGGTTCGCTGGTCGCGGGCAGCCGCTACCGCGGTGACTTCGAGGAACGCCTCAAGAAGGTGCTCAAGGAGATCAACACCCGCGGCGACATCATCCTGTTCATCGACGAGCTGCACACACTCGTCGGCGCGGGTGCCGCCGAGGGCGCCATCGACGCGGCATCGATCCTGAAGCCGAAGCTGGCCCGCGGCGAGCTGCAGACCATCGGCGCCACGACCCTCGACGAGTACCGCAAGTACATCGAGAAGGACGCCGCCCTGGAGCGCCGGTTCCAGCCGGTCCAGGTGGGCGAGCCGACCGTCGAGCACACCATCGAGATCCTCAAGGGTCTGCGGGACCGCTACGAGGCGCACCACCGCGTCTCGATCACCGACGGCGCGCTGGTGGCCGCGGCCACCCTGGCCGATCGCTACATCAACGACCGGTTCCTGCCGGACAAGGCGATCGACCTGATCGACGAGGCGGGCGCCCGCATGCGCATCCGCCGGATGACCGCTCCGCCAGACCTGCGCGAGTTCGACGAGAAGATCGCCGACGCGCGCCGCGAGAAGGAGTCCGCGATCGACGCGCAGGACTTCGAGAAGGCCGCGAGCCTGCGGGACCGGGAGAAGCAACTGGTCGCGCAGCGCGCCGAGCGGGAGAAGCAGTGGCGTTCGGGTGATCTCGACGTGGTCGCCGAGGTCGACGACGAGCAGATCGCCGAGGTGCTGGGCAACTGGACCGGCATCCCCGTGTTCAAGCTGACCGAGGAGGAGACCACTCGGCTGCTGCGCATGGAGGACGAGCTGCACAAGCGGATCATCGGCCAGGAGGACGCCGTCAAGGCCGTCTCGAAGGCGATCCGCCGTACGCGTGCCGGCCTGAAGGATCCAAAGCGTCCGTCCGGTTCGTTCATCTTCGCCGGCCCGTCCGGTGTCGGTAAGACCGAACTGTCCAAGGCGCTGGCCAACTTCCTGTTCGGCGAGGACGACGCGCTCATCCAGATCGACATGGGCGAGTTCCACGACCGCTTCACCGCGTCGCGGCTGTTCGGTGCTCCCCCCGGATACGTCGGCTACGAAGAGGGCGGCCAGCTCACCGAGAAGGTGCGCCGCAAGCCGTTCAGCGTCGTGCTGTTCGACGAGATCGAGAAGGCCCATCAGGAGATCTACAACAGCCTCCTGCAGGTGCTCGAGGACGGTCGCCTCACCGACGGTCAGGGTCGCACGGTCGACTTCAAGAACACCGTGCTGATCTTCACGTCGAACCTGGGCACGTCCGACATCTCGAAGGCCGTCGGCCTCGGCTTCTCGCAGGGCGGTGGCGAGAACAACTACGAGCGGATGAAGCAGAAGGTCAACGACGAGCTGAAGAAGCACTTCCGCCCGGAGTTCCTGAACCGTATCGACGACATCATCGTGTTCCACCAGCTGACGCAGGACGAGATCATCAAGATGGTCGACCTGATGATCGGCCGGGTCGCCAACCAGCTCAAGACCAAGGACATGGCTCTGGAGCTGACCGACAAGGCCAAGGCTCTGCTGGCCAAGCGCGGGTTCGATCCGGTGCTGGGTGCGCGGCCGCTGCGCCGCACCATCCAGCGCGAGATCGAGGACCAGCTGTCGGAGAAGATCCTGTTCGAGGAGGTCGGACCGGGCCAGCTGGTGACGGTCGACGTCGAAGGTTGGGACGGCGAAGGTGCGGGCGAGGACGCCAAGTTCACGTTCGCCGGCGGGCCCAAGAAGGCCGAGCCCGCCGAGCCGGTCGCGGCCGGCGCGAGCGCGGCCG